In Ignavibacteriales bacterium, the following are encoded in one genomic region:
- a CDS encoding MerR family transcriptional regulator codes for MKEIDIAKEEPIFPISAAAKLLKISVHTIRMYEREGLFVPFKKESNQRLFSKDDIERIECIRGAINELKISINGIKTIYSLIPCWEIIHCSERDRKKCSAFNSHNQACWAEIHKGTICEKRGCRDCEVYKNYSECGKVKELIKSYAVK; via the coding sequence ATGAAAGAAATAGATATTGCCAAAGAAGAACCGATATTTCCAATCAGTGCTGCCGCAAAACTGCTAAAAATTTCTGTTCATACTATCCGGATGTATGAAAGAGAAGGTTTATTCGTTCCATTTAAAAAAGAATCTAACCAAAGACTTTTCTCTAAAGACGATATTGAACGGATTGAATGCATCCGAGGAGCAATAAATGAATTGAAGATTAGCATCAATGGAATAAAAACAATCTATTCGCTTATTCCCTGCTGGGAAATAATTCATTGTTCTGAAAGGGACAGGAAGAAGTGCAGTGCATTCAACTCACATAATCAGGCGTGTTGGGCGGAAATTCATAAAGGAACAATCTGCGAAAAACGAGGATGCCGTGATTGTGAGGTTTATAAAAACTATTCTGAATGTGGAAAAGTAAAAGAGCTAATTAAAAGTTATGCGGTAAAATAA
- a CDS encoding DUF5110 domain-containing protein, with the protein MIPIKTNFLILLLVLLAFIGTENIYTQQASDKIVVDGKVRFTVISPECIRLEFSESGKFIDSPSLFAANRNTNFAGFNTKNEIGKTIIETSRFKLVYKQDGKSFAPENLEVLINKGNEQVKWFPGKVNAGNLGGTIRTLDAVKGKVPLDDGLLSRDGWFLLDDSKRPILTEDWVASRLEGSGIDWYLFAYGNDFKAALKSFTKIGGEVPLPRKYSLGSWYSRYWPYSSDDYRQLVKEYEQYNFPLDIMVLDMDWHRAGWTGWSWNRELLPDAEDLLSWFHQKKIFVTLNLHPAQGVQPHEDAYKDFMKDMNVDLTNVPKDKLPTIPYDASNKKYLDNLFKNTHLPLEKQGVDFWWLDWQQFEFTLGNKDLKNLEWLNNYYFNYAKKDNKRGISFSRWGGWGDHKHPIHFSGDASSHWEMLEFEIPFTSTAGNVGCFFWSHDIGGHWGGINPETNARWIQFGATSAALRLHSTRDKTMDKRPWLFEEKFLSSMREAFHLRSIIFPYIYSSAWQSCNESIPLNRPMYIEYPEKEEAYHSPRQYFFGEAFLCAPITQPGIGKNNLANQKVWFPKGIWYNWFSGEKYTGDEKTQTVWADIYEFPFYAKGGIPIPIQPYTQRMTTEPLKELVVRTYPGEDGKSGEFILYEDDGISQEYQKGKFATTKIQYLRIGNEYQVKIFPTEGRYEGQLLKRSYAIEFPCLQKAKEAFVNGKSFKIECDEENFSNKVLIPETSIEEAITISLNAKEIDYSIVQKKSEKKRISGLTDEIDFKKPVEEILQGYIDKNQDQDQDKKEGMISLLSGVSFYVEDSNRITIVKNPGSIADSEFEIKIVDENKTDSKDVIKEQFNLGKGESKVISINSVSANSLPITRKAELKFFINGKHFTMSRILEKKIPYICNWQIVGPFYFDPSKNISDFVYGPEKDFNPGTSYTADKGETIKWREVKCEGSPLININNYFDKENSIAYAAANLKSEEAQVIVFNVNSDDGVEIWLNKEKIHSNNAFRGVEDQTDKVMAKLKKGTNMLLVKISQGSGGWAFKINYECLFPVEVLIK; encoded by the coding sequence TTGATACCTATCAAAACAAACTTTTTAATTTTGCTTTTGGTTTTATTGGCGTTTATCGGCACGGAAAATATTTACACACAACAAGCGTCTGATAAAATAGTTGTTGATGGAAAAGTGCGGTTTACGGTTATAAGCCCGGAATGTATTCGGTTAGAATTTTCTGAATCAGGAAAATTTATTGATTCTCCATCACTCTTTGCTGCAAACCGGAATACTAACTTTGCCGGCTTCAATACAAAAAATGAAATTGGAAAAACCATTATAGAAACATCGCGCTTTAAGCTGGTCTATAAACAAGATGGAAAATCATTCGCTCCTGAAAATCTGGAAGTTCTTATCAATAAAGGAAACGAACAGGTAAAATGGTTTCCAGGAAAAGTGAATGCTGGAAATCTTGGTGGTACAATCAGAACTCTTGATGCTGTTAAAGGAAAAGTTCCGCTTGATGATGGACTTCTTTCTCGGGATGGTTGGTTTTTGCTGGATGATTCGAAGCGACCTATTTTGACAGAGGATTGGGTTGCAAGCAGACTGGAAGGGAGTGGCATAGATTGGTATTTGTTTGCTTATGGTAACGACTTTAAAGCTGCGTTAAAATCATTTACAAAAATTGGCGGCGAAGTGCCGTTACCAAGAAAATATTCTCTCGGTTCCTGGTACTCAAGATATTGGCCCTACTCATCAGATGATTACCGCCAGTTAGTTAAGGAATATGAGCAGTATAATTTTCCTCTTGATATAATGGTTTTAGATATGGATTGGCATCGAGCAGGTTGGACCGGCTGGTCCTGGAACAGAGAGTTGCTTCCGGATGCAGAAGATTTACTTAGTTGGTTTCATCAAAAAAAAATATTTGTAACCCTTAATCTTCATCCCGCACAAGGTGTGCAGCCGCATGAAGATGCTTACAAAGATTTTATGAAGGATATGAATGTTGATCTGACTAACGTTCCCAAAGATAAATTACCAACAATTCCCTATGATGCTTCGAACAAAAAATATCTAGATAATCTTTTTAAGAACACTCATCTTCCTTTAGAAAAGCAAGGTGTGGATTTCTGGTGGCTCGATTGGCAGCAGTTTGAATTTACTCTCGGCAATAAAGATTTAAAAAACCTTGAGTGGTTGAATAATTATTACTTCAATTATGCAAAGAAGGATAACAAGCGGGGAATATCATTCAGTCGCTGGGGTGGATGGGGAGATCATAAACATCCAATTCATTTTTCAGGAGATGCCTCTTCCCACTGGGAAATGCTTGAGTTTGAAATTCCATTTACTTCTACAGCGGGAAATGTTGGATGTTTTTTCTGGTCGCATGATATCGGTGGCCATTGGGGAGGAATAAATCCGGAAACAAATGCAAGATGGATACAATTCGGCGCAACTTCTGCAGCGCTCAGGTTACATTCTACCCGCGATAAAACTATGGATAAGCGCCCATGGCTTTTTGAAGAAAAATTTCTTAGTTCTATGCGGGAAGCATTTCATCTTCGATCAATAATCTTTCCCTACATTTATTCAAGTGCTTGGCAATCGTGCAATGAATCTATTCCGCTGAACCGACCAATGTATATTGAATATCCTGAAAAAGAAGAGGCATATCATTCACCACGGCAATATTTCTTTGGTGAGGCTTTTCTTTGTGCACCAATTACGCAACCGGGAATTGGTAAAAATAATCTCGCAAATCAAAAAGTGTGGTTTCCAAAAGGGATTTGGTATAATTGGTTTTCCGGAGAGAAGTATACCGGAGACGAAAAGACACAAACCGTTTGGGCAGATATTTATGAGTTTCCATTCTATGCCAAAGGAGGTATTCCTATACCGATTCAACCTTATACTCAGCGGATGACAACGGAACCGTTGAAAGAGCTTGTTGTTAGAACTTATCCGGGAGAAGATGGAAAGAGCGGCGAGTTTATTCTTTATGAGGATGACGGAATCTCGCAGGAATATCAAAAAGGAAAATTTGCTACAACAAAAATTCAATATTTACGGATAGGAAATGAATACCAGGTTAAAATATTTCCAACCGAAGGAAGATATGAAGGACAATTACTAAAGCGAAGTTATGCGATTGAATTCCCATGCTTGCAAAAAGCAAAGGAGGCTTTTGTAAACGGAAAGTCTTTTAAGATTGAATGTGATGAAGAGAATTTTTCAAATAAAGTCCTGATTCCAGAAACATCCATTGAGGAAGCAATAACAATAAGTCTTAATGCAAAGGAAATCGATTACTCGATTGTGCAGAAGAAATCCGAAAAGAAAAGAATATCAGGATTAACTGATGAGATTGATTTTAAAAAACCGGTAGAAGAAATTCTGCAAGGATATATTGATAAGAATCAAGATCAGGATCAAGATAAAAAAGAAGGAATGATTTCCTTATTAAGTGGAGTTTCTTTTTATGTTGAGGATTCAAACAGAATTACAATAGTGAAAAATCCTGGATCAATTGCTGATTCTGAATTTGAAATAAAAATTGTGGATGAAAATAAAACCGATAGCAAAGATGTCATCAAAGAACAATTCAATTTGGGCAAAGGAGAAAGCAAAGTTATTTCTATCAACTCAGTTTCTGCCAACAGTTTGCCAATTACAAGAAAAGCAGAATTAAAATTTTTTATAAACGGAAAGCACTTCACTATGTCAAGAATTCTAGAAAAGAAAATCCCATACATCTGTAATTGGCAAATTGTTGGACCGTTTTATTTTGATCCTTCAAAAAATATTTCCGATTTTGTTTATGGACCAGAGAAAGATTTCAATCCTGGTACTTCTTACACTGCCGATAAAGGCGAGACAATAAAATGGCGCGAAGTTAAATGCGAAGGCAGCCCGCTTATAAATATTAACAATTATTTCGATAAGGAAAACAGTATTGCATATGCTGCAGCTAATCTAAAATCAGAAGAAGCACAGGTAATAGTCTTCAACGTCAATTCTGATGATGGAGTTGAAATCTGGTTAAACAAAGAAAAAATTCACTCCAACAATGCTTTCCGTGGCGTAGAAGATCAGACAGATAAAGTGATGGCAAAATTAAAGAAAGGGACCAATATGTTATTGGTTAAAATATCGCAGGGCAGCGGAGGATGGGCGTTTAAAATAAATTATGAATGCCTGTTTCCGGTGGAGGTTTTGATAAAATAA